A stretch of the Xiphias gladius isolate SHS-SW01 ecotype Sanya breed wild chromosome 21, ASM1685928v1, whole genome shotgun sequence genome encodes the following:
- the si:ch211-220m17.5 gene encoding guanylin family protein: protein MKSAFATITLLVLALGWTSEAVQVEENGLSFSLEAVKRLQELTKSWALTGQQNPRFRASTVSLCADPMLPQEFLPLCRQRGASASLTRLAYVPMDVCEICAFAACTGC from the exons ATGAAGTCCGCATTCGCCACCATAACTCTCCTGGTCCTGGCTCTCGGCTGGACCTCTGAGGCCGTGCAAGTCGAA GAAAATGGACTGTCTTTCTCGCTGGAGGCCGTCAAGAGGCTGCAGGAGCTGACAAAGAGCTGGGCTCTGACAGGACAACAAAACCCCCGATTCAGGGCTAGCACCGTGTCCCTCTGTGCCGACCCCATGCTCCCGCAGGAGTTCCTGCCGCTCTGTAGGCAGAGAGGAGCGTCCGCATCTCTCACCAGACTAG cttATGTTCCGATGGACGTCTGTGAGATCTGCGCCTTTGCTGCCTGCACTGGCTGCTAA
- the LOC120783200 gene encoding guanylate cyclase activator 2B-like: protein MRTLSVVVVLVLCVCSGALGAEVRLEGRSYPLEAVKQLKALMGLDDNDSPHLAETSVVAACANPLLPQVFRPVCQGKGTSIVFSNLVYIITPSDPCEICANPSCFGCLK from the exons ATGAGAACGCTCAGTGTTGTCGTTGTtttggtgctgtgtgtgtgcagtggggCTCTAGGTGCGGAGGTTAGG CTGGAAGGAAGGAGCTACCCCTTGGAGGCAGTGAAGCAGCTGAAGGCGCTGATGGGCTTAGACGACAACGATAGCCCTCACCTGGCCGAGACAAGTGTTGTAGCCGCTTGCGCCAACCCTCTCCTGCCGCAGGTCTTTCGGCCGGTTTGCCAAGGGAAGGGAACAAGCATTGTTTTCTCCAACCTGG TGTATATCATCACGCCTTCGGATCCCTGTGAAATATGTGCCAACCCCTCCTGCTTTGGGTGTCTGAAATGA